A single window of Vigna unguiculata cultivar IT97K-499-35 chromosome 1, ASM411807v1, whole genome shotgun sequence DNA harbors:
- the LOC114178635 gene encoding ribonucleoside-diphosphate reductase small chain, which produces MPSIPEEPLLAPNPDRFCMFPIQYPQIWEMYKKAEASFWTAEEVDLSQDISHWNTLTDGERHFITHVLAFFAASDGIVLENLAGRFMKEVQVSEARAFYGFQIAIENIHSEMYSLLLETYIKDSVEKSRLFHAIDTIPCVTKKANWALRWIDSSDSFAERIVAFACVEGIFFSGSFCSIFWLKKRGLMPGLTFSNELISRDEGLHCDFACLLYSILRTKLPEERVKEIVRDAVDIEREFVCDALPCALVGMNGALMSQYIEFVADRLLGALGCGKVYNVQNPFDWMELISLQGKTNFFEKRVGEYQKASVMSSLNGNGDAHVFKMDEDF; this is translated from the coding sequence ATGCCTTCAATTCCCGAAGAGCCTCTCTTGGCCCCTAACCCTGATCGTTTCTGCATGTTCCCTATCCAATACCCCCAAATCTGGGAAATGTACAAGAAAGCAGAAGCCTCGTTCTGGACGGCGGAGGAGGTCGATCTCTCTCAGGACATCAGCCATTGGAACACTCTCACCGACGGCGAGCGCCATTTCATCACCCACGTCCTTGCCTTCTTCGCCGCCTCCGACGGCATCGTACTCGAAAACCTCGCCGGCCGTTTTATGAAGGAGGTCCAGGTCTCCGAGGCCCGCGCCTTTTACGGCTTCCAGATCGCCATCGAGAACATTCACTCCGAGATGTACAGCCTCCTCCTCGAAACCTACATAAAAGACTCCGTAGAGAAAAGCCGTCTCTTTCACGCCATTGACACCATTCCCTGTGTCACCAAGAAGGCCAACTGGGCCCTCCGCTGGATCGACTCTTCCGACTCCTTCGCCGAGCGCATCGTCGCATTTGCCTGCGTTGAGGGAATCTTCTTCTCCGGAAGCTTTTGCTCCATCTTCTGGCTCAAGAAACGGGGCCTCATGCCAGGACTCACCTTCTCCAACGAACTCATCTCCCGCGACGAGGGTCTCCACTGCGACTTTGCGTGTCTGCTCTACTCTATTCTGCGGACCAAGCTCCCCGAGGAGCGCGTGAAGGAGATCGTGCGTGATGCTGTGGACATTGAGAGGGAGTTTGTCTGCGACGCGCTTCCTTGCGCGTTGGTGGGGATGAACGGGGCCTTGATGAGTCAGTACATTGAGTTTGTTGCTGATAGGTTACTCGGTGCGCTTGGGTGCGGGAAGGTGTACAATGTGCAGAACCCGTTCGATTGGATGGAGCTGATTTCCCTGCAGGGGAAGACCAACTTTTTCGAGAAGCGCGTGGGGGAGTACCAGAAGGCTTCCGTTATGTCCAGCTTGAACGGTAACGGTGATGCCCACGTCTTCAAGATGGATGAAGATTTTTAG
- the LOC114178644 gene encoding uncharacterized protein LOC114178644, which produces MASGAQNTGMLSREQLFHLFDRFSFLTSQPDVKKRIAGAVQDKQEAVAVTTAIQEEIFLEMGVDPRFGISCLGKVSTVYENDMDLVIQFYKFLSKEEVACDEAELGEEEFAEKLLNQKMLQEQQLEMLKYMRKFNLDDQSAILEKLHQQMENGNYESETSLLSAEQIEEIVPRKVSPLYTPR; this is translated from the exons ATGGCATCTGGGGCGCAGAATACTGGAATGTTATCAAGGGAGCAACTTTTCCATCTTTTCGATCGTTTCAGTTTCCTTACTTCTCAACCTG ATGTGAAGAAAAGGATTGCTGGGGCTGTACAGGATAAGCAG GAGGCTGTTGCTGTGACGACTGCAATACAAGAAGAGATATTTTTGGAGATGGGTGTTG ATCCAAGATTTGGTATCTCGTGCCTGGGAAAAGTCAGTACTGTATATGAGAATGACATGGATTTGGTGATTCAGTTTTATAAATTCCTTTCTAA AGAAGAGGTTGCCTGCGATGAAGCAgagcttggagaagaagaatTTGCAGAAAAATTGCTCAACCAGAAGATGTTACAGGAACAG CAACTAGAGATGCTGAAGTACATGCGCAAGTTTAACTTGGACGATCAATCTGCAATCCTTGAGAAG TTACACCAGCAGATGGAAAACGGCAATTATGAAAGCGAGACATCCCTTTTGTCAGCTGAGCAGATCGAAGAGATTGTTCCAAGAAAGGTGTCCCCCCTGTATACGCCAAGGTAG
- the LOC114174496 gene encoding zinc finger protein 511 yields the protein MAMEVEHNQNQQLGFPFWKPLRRKFGPDSPFFAPGNLERELLAKQVALELTEEKEQLEKWMQEEEGREIFCPIVGCGARLTSMDDFENHYNARHTASCSVCSRVYPTSRLLSIHVSEVHDSFFQAKVARGYDMYECLVEKCGLKFKSYNRRHQHLVDKHKFPTSFEFFKKAKPSKKQRLKSQQKKTLPKEKDAGMMEVENAAMDDLVSAVSKLSTSDSTPSNISFGRRSKGLSFVPRTVQRRDQSNSAASGTKR from the exons ATGGCGATGGAAGTGGAGCACAATCAGAATCAGCAGTTAGGGTTTCCGTTCTGGAAACCGCTCCGTCGCAAGTTCGGACCCGACTCTCCTTTCTTCGCTCCTGGCAACCTCGAACGGGAACTTCTTGCCAAAcag GTTGCTTTGGAATTGACAGAAGAGAAGGAACAGCTTGAGAAATGGATGCAAGAGGAGGAAGGAAG GGAAATCTTTTGTCCCATTGTTGGTTGTGGTGCACGCTTGACTTCAATGGATGACTTCGAGAATCACTATAATGCAAGGCATACTGCATCCTGTTCTGTGTGCTCTAGAGTCTACCCAACGTCTCGGTTGCTCAGCATACATGTATCTGAAGTGCATGATTCTTTCTTTCAGGCAAAAGTTGCACGTGGTTACGATATG TATGAATGCTTGGTGGAAAAGTGTGGTTTGAAATTCAAAAGCTACAATCGTAGGCATCAGCATTTGGTTGACAAGCATAAATTTCCCACCTCATTTGAGTTTTTCAAGAAGGCTAAACCTTCAAAGAAACAGAGATTGAAGtcccaacaaaaaaaaactcttcCTAAGGAGAAGGATGCAGGAATGATGGAAGTGGAAAACGCAGCCATGGATGACCTTGTTTCAGCAGTCTCTAAACTGAGCACTTCTGACTCCACCCCTTCAAATATCAGCTTTGGTCGCCGTAGCAAAGGCTTGTCATTCGTCCCTCGAACTGTTCAGCGCAGAGATCAATCAAACTCAGCAGCATCTGGGACAAAGAGATAA
- the LOC114189148 gene encoding probable methyltransferase At1g27930: MQAWIFRSSQPSHKKKYPSNPNSRLLTLLAATLATTIFLLFIFRHTLIDPNKLCIYTAKPVRLTNSESAIAAEFDATPLTLVTILHYATALALPQQTKGEIRRTFDVLQSLAPCNFLVFGLGHDSLMWDSFNPRGTTLFLEEDPKWTLAALQRFPIIRAHTVRYQTRLSDAKTLITSYKRNCGGPTSTGHPLKGDWRCVLALSNLPNDVYDRDWDVIMIDGPRGYFAAAPGRMAVIYSAAMMARGRRNSGVTHVFLHDVDREIEKHYAREFLCMKYRVGGIRKLWHFVIPPVVNATDISHGFC, translated from the coding sequence ATGCAAGCGTGGATATTCAGATCCTCCCAACCTTCCCACAAGAAGAAATACCCTTCCAACCCCAACTCCCGCCTTCTCACGCTCCTCGCTGCCACACTCGCCACCActatcttcctcctcttcattTTCCGCCACACCCTCATCGACCCCAACAAACTCTGCATCTACACCGCCAAACCCGTCCGCCTCACCAACTCGGAGTCCGCCATCGCCGCCGAGTTCGACGCCACACCCCTCACGCTCGTCACCATCCTCCACTACGCCACCGCGCTCGCGCTCCCGCAGCAGACCAAGGGCGAGATCCGACGCACCTTCGACGTCCTCCAATCCCTCGCCCCATGCAACTTCCTCGTATTCGGTCTCGGCCACGACTCCCTCATGTGGGACTCCTTCAACCCACGTGGCACCACCTTGTTCCTTGAGGAGGATCCCAAGTGGACCCTCGCCGCCCTCCAACGCTTCCCCATCATACGCGCCCACACAGTGCGTTACCAGACGCGCCTCTCCGACGCCAAGACCCTCATAACCTCTTACAAAAGGAATTGTGGCGGCCCCACCTCAACCGGTCATCCCTTAAAAGGTGACTGGCGGTGCGTGCTGGCACTCAGCAACCTGCCGAATGACGTGTACGATCGTGATTGGGATGTGATCATGATCGACGGGCCGCGAGGGTATTTTGCCGCCGCACCGGGGAGGATGGCGGTGATATACTCAGCTGCCATGATGGCGCGTGGGAGGAGAAATTCCGGTGTGACGCACGTGTTTCTTCATGACGTGGATAGGGAGATTGAGAAACATTATGCTAGGGAATTTTTGTGCATGAAATATAGGGTTGGGGGTATTAGGAAGCTTTGGCATTTTGTTATTCCACCCGTTGTTAATGCTACTGATATTAGTCATGGATTTTGCTGA